One stretch of Variovorax sp. TBS-050B DNA includes these proteins:
- a CDS encoding DMT family transporter, whose product MSATTDNNTASPTPTPTPTPNKPKAWVVDLVLLGALWGASFLFMRIGAAEFGALPAAAVRVGVATLFLLPLLFMRGHGPALATHWKASMAIGVLNSGIPFALFCFALLTINSGLAAVINATVPMFGALVAWAWFRDRPDGSRIVGLVIGFAGVAMLASRSAGLHSNAEGHAALWAVLACLGACASYGVAASATRRYLGGVPALATATGSQIGATLFLALPALWFWPAQMPSLRAWLALLALGIACTGLAYILFFRLIANAGPARALTVTFLVPVFAVFYGAVFLGERITQWMLICAAVIVCGVALSTGLVKLWSGTRGAAATSPPPPR is encoded by the coding sequence ATGAGCGCCACAACCGACAACAACACTGCTTCTCCCACGCCCACGCCCACGCCCACGCCGAACAAGCCGAAGGCCTGGGTCGTCGACCTGGTGCTGCTCGGCGCGCTGTGGGGCGCCTCGTTCCTGTTCATGCGCATCGGCGCGGCCGAGTTCGGCGCCCTGCCGGCCGCGGCCGTGCGCGTCGGCGTCGCCACGCTGTTCCTGCTGCCGCTGCTGTTCATGCGCGGCCATGGCCCGGCGCTCGCGACCCACTGGAAGGCCTCGATGGCGATCGGCGTGCTCAATTCGGGCATCCCGTTCGCGCTGTTCTGCTTTGCGCTCCTCACCATCAACAGCGGCCTGGCTGCGGTGATCAATGCCACGGTGCCGATGTTCGGCGCGCTGGTGGCCTGGGCCTGGTTCCGCGACCGGCCCGACGGTTCGCGCATCGTGGGCCTGGTCATCGGCTTCGCGGGCGTCGCGATGCTCGCGAGCCGCAGCGCCGGCCTGCATTCGAACGCCGAAGGCCATGCCGCCCTCTGGGCCGTGCTCGCCTGCCTCGGCGCCTGCGCGAGCTACGGCGTGGCGGCCAGCGCCACGCGGCGCTACCTCGGCGGCGTGCCGGCGCTCGCCACGGCCACCGGCAGCCAGATCGGCGCCACGCTGTTCCTCGCGCTGCCCGCGCTGTGGTTCTGGCCCGCGCAGATGCCGAGCCTGCGCGCATGGCTCGCGCTGCTGGCACTGGGCATTGCCTGCACCGGCCTCGCCTACATCCTGTTCTTCCGGCTCATCGCCAATGCGGGGCCGGCGCGGGCGCTGACCGTCACCTTCCTGGTGCCGGTGTTCGCGGTGTTCTACGGCGCGGTGTTCCTGGGCGAACGCATCACGCAGTGGATGCTGATCTGCGCGGCCGTCATCGTGTGCGGCGTGG
- a CDS encoding methylated-DNA--[protein]-cysteine S-methyltransferase, with amino-acid sequence MKFKSKTIYTSHIDTPLGGITMAATDQGLAGVWFDQQRHWPDTTGWQTRDDHPVLVEAGTQLRDYFAGRRKVFDMPLDLSHGTAFQQSVWQALRAIPAGQTLSYGALSASLGNPAAVRAVGAAVGRNPISVIVPCHRVLGADGSLTGYAGGLERKTALLELEQAARPARGAASRAIFEDV; translated from the coding sequence GCCGCTCGGCGGCATCACGATGGCGGCCACCGACCAGGGCCTGGCCGGCGTCTGGTTCGACCAGCAGCGCCACTGGCCCGACACCACGGGCTGGCAGACGCGCGACGACCATCCGGTGCTGGTCGAGGCCGGCACCCAGCTGCGCGACTACTTCGCGGGCCGGCGCAAGGTCTTCGACATGCCGCTCGACCTGTCGCATGGCACCGCGTTCCAGCAGAGCGTGTGGCAGGCGCTGCGCGCGATTCCCGCGGGCCAGACGCTGAGCTACGGCGCGCTGAGCGCAAGCCTCGGCAATCCGGCCGCGGTGCGCGCGGTGGGCGCGGCCGTGGGCCGCAACCCGATCAGCGTGATCGTGCCCTGCCACCGCGTGCTCGGCGCCGACGGTTCGCTGACCGGCTACGCGGGCGGGCTCGAGCGCAAGACCGCGCTGCTCGAGCTGGAGCAGGCGGCACGGCCTGCACGCGGTGCGGCGAGCCGTGCGATATTCGAGGACGTATGA